The Delphinus delphis chromosome 10, mDelDel1.2, whole genome shotgun sequence genome includes a region encoding these proteins:
- the LOC132431580 gene encoding HLA class II histocompatibility antigen, DM alpha chain: MDHELSQGAALLRLLPLLWLLPQSWTAPEALTPGWRDELKNHTFLHTMYCQMGNPNVGLSESFNEDQLFSFDFSQNIRVPRLPEFADWAHKSRDTSNIFFDKAFCRAIVEEIGPELEGQIPVSRGLPIAEVFTLKPLEFGKPNTLVCFVNNLFPPTLTVKWQHDSAPVEGERPTFVSAVDGLTFQAFSYLNFTPAPSDLFTCIVTHEIDSYTAIAFWVPQNVLPSDLLENVLCGVAFGLGVLGITVGSVLIIYFRKPCSGD; the protein is encoded by the exons ATGGATCATGAGCTGAGCCAGGGAGCTGCGCTGCTACGGCTGCTACCCCTTCTGTGGCTGCTGCCCCAGTCCTGGACTGCCCCTGAAG CTCTTACTCCAGGGTGGAGGGATGAGCTGAAAAACCACACGTTCCTGCACACAATGTACTGCCAGATGGGGAATCCCAACGTGGGGCTCTCCGAATCCTTCAACGAGGACCAGCTTTTCTCCTTCGACTTTTCCCAGAATATCCGAGTGCCTCGCCTGCCTGAATTTGCTGACTGGGCTCACAAGTCTCGAGATACTTCCAACATTTTCTTTGACAAAGCATTCTGCCGGGCGATTGTCGAGGAAATTGGCCCAGAGCTTGAAGGGCAAATCCCAGTGTCTAGAG GCCTCCCCATCGCTGAGGTGTTCACTCTGAAGCCCCTGGAGTTCGGCAAGCCCAACACACTGGTCTGTTTCGTCAATAACCTCTTCCCACCCACACTGACTGTGAAATGGCAGCATGATTCGGCCCCTGTGGAAGGAGAAAGGCCCACTTTTGTCTCAGCCGTCGATGGACTCACCTTCCAGGCCTTTTCTTACTTAAACTTCACACCAGCACCCTCTGATCTTTTCACCTGCATCGTGACTCATGAGATTGACAGCTACACAGCAATCGCCTTTTGGG TGCCCCAGAATGTGCTGCCCTCGGATCTTCTGGAGAACGTGCTGTGCGGTGTAGCCTTTGGCCTGGGTGTGCTGGGCATCACTGTTGGCTCAGTCCTCATCATCTACTTCCGAAAACCTTGCTCGGGTG acTGA
- the LOC132431581 gene encoding HLA class II histocompatibility antigen, DM beta chain isoform X1 yields the protein MTALLPLLLGLSLGCTGAGGFVAHVESTCLLDDNGTPKEFTYCISFNKDLLTCWDPLQTSMVPCEFGVLNGLAKYLSDYLNHKENLIQRLSNGLQDCATHTQPFWRSLTHRTRPPSVQVAKATPFNTRETVMLACYVWDFYPADVTITWRKNGQLVLPHGSAHKTVQPNGDWTYQTVSHLAITPSLGDTYTCVVEHISTLEPILQDWTPGLSPVQIVKVSACAVTLVLGLVIFSLGLVSWRRAASSGYVFLPGSNYPEGQHIS from the exons ATGACTGCCCTCCTGCCGCTGCTGCTGGGCCTCAGCCTGGGCTGCACCGGAGCAG GAGGCTTTGTGGCCCACGTGGAAAGCACCTGTCTGCTGGATGACAATGGGACTCCAAAAGAGTTCACATATTGTATCTCCTTCAACAAGGATTTGCTGACCTGCTGGGATCCCCTGCAGACCAGTATGGTCCCTTGTGAATTTGGGGTACTGAACGGCTTGGCCAAATACCTCTCAGATTACCTCAACCATAAGGAAAACCTGATCCAACGCTTATCCAACGGGCTGCAGGACTGTGCCACACACACCCAGCCCTTCTGGAGATCTCTGACCCACAGGACAC gACCGCCATCTGTGCAAGTAGCTAAAGCCACCCCTTTTAACACGAGGGAGACTGTGATGCTGGCCTGCTACGTGTGGGACTTCTATCCAGCTGATGTGACCATCACGTGGAGGAAGAACGGGCAGCTGGTCCTGCCTCACGGCAGCGCCCATAAGACCGTCCAGCCCAACGGAGACTGGACATACCAGACCGTCTCCCATTTGGCCATAACCCCCTCTTTGGGGGACACCTACACCTGTGTGGTAGAGCACATTAGCACTCTTGAACCCATCCTTCAGGACTGGA CTCCTGGGCTGTCGCCAGTGCAGATAGTGAAGGTTTCTGCGTGTGCTGTGACTCTGGTCCTGGGCCTCGTCATCTTCTCTCTTGGTTTGGTCAGCTGGCGGAGAGCTGCCTCCTCCG GCTACGTTTTCCTCCCAGGGTCCAATTATCCAGAAG GTCAGCACATTTCCTAG
- the LOC132431581 gene encoding HLA class II histocompatibility antigen, DM beta chain isoform X2: MTALLPLLLGLSLGCTGAGGFVAHVESTCLLDDNGTPKEFTYCISFNKDLLTCWDPLQTSMVPCEFGVLNGLAKYLSDYLNHKENLIQRLSNGLQDCATHTQPFWRSLTHRTRPPSVQVAKATPFNTRETVMLACYVWDFYPADVTITWRKNGQLVLPHGSAHKTVQPNGDWTYQTVSHLAITPSLGDTYTCVVEHISTLEPILQDWTPGLSPVQIVKVSACAVTLVLGLVIFSLGLVSWRRAASSGQHIS; this comes from the exons ATGACTGCCCTCCTGCCGCTGCTGCTGGGCCTCAGCCTGGGCTGCACCGGAGCAG GAGGCTTTGTGGCCCACGTGGAAAGCACCTGTCTGCTGGATGACAATGGGACTCCAAAAGAGTTCACATATTGTATCTCCTTCAACAAGGATTTGCTGACCTGCTGGGATCCCCTGCAGACCAGTATGGTCCCTTGTGAATTTGGGGTACTGAACGGCTTGGCCAAATACCTCTCAGATTACCTCAACCATAAGGAAAACCTGATCCAACGCTTATCCAACGGGCTGCAGGACTGTGCCACACACACCCAGCCCTTCTGGAGATCTCTGACCCACAGGACAC gACCGCCATCTGTGCAAGTAGCTAAAGCCACCCCTTTTAACACGAGGGAGACTGTGATGCTGGCCTGCTACGTGTGGGACTTCTATCCAGCTGATGTGACCATCACGTGGAGGAAGAACGGGCAGCTGGTCCTGCCTCACGGCAGCGCCCATAAGACCGTCCAGCCCAACGGAGACTGGACATACCAGACCGTCTCCCATTTGGCCATAACCCCCTCTTTGGGGGACACCTACACCTGTGTGGTAGAGCACATTAGCACTCTTGAACCCATCCTTCAGGACTGGA CTCCTGGGCTGTCGCCAGTGCAGATAGTGAAGGTTTCTGCGTGTGCTGTGACTCTGGTCCTGGGCCTCGTCATCTTCTCTCTTGGTTTGGTCAGCTGGCGGAGAGCTGCCTCCTCCG GTCAGCACATTTCCTAG